A single region of the Gossypium arboreum isolate Shixiya-1 chromosome 12, ASM2569848v2, whole genome shotgun sequence genome encodes:
- the LOC108477047 gene encoding protein trichome birefringence-like 25, with amino-acid sequence MVKKETSRVLDLNPPSLPKRHHIILKFLISFLLLGLAFRLFVSDSLSFFTSSVVEAPPPLVEETNVVIEPPLPATSAGDLLSVNESKTIPNEEISMSFNESNVAGECDLFVGDWVPDPSAPAYTNSSCRDIEAHQNCMMNGRPDSGYLYWRWNPRSCELPRFDPEKFLDLMKNKWWAFIGDSISRNHVQSFLCILSQVEQAVEVYHDEQYKSKRWHFPSHNFTLSVIWSPFLLKADIFEDINGVSSAETQLHLDKLDKTWTDQYENFDYAVIAGGKWFLKTAIYHENGTVTGCHSCSGKNLMEMSFEYAYRRALKSMLDFMMGSGRKAFVFLRTTTPDHFENGEWFSGGTCNRTGPFKEGEVDFKDVDAEMRGIEMEEFEKASIVGAENGVTLKLLDTTRMSMLRPDGHPGPYRQFQPFAKDKNAKVQNDCLHWCLPGPIDSWNDILMEMVIRGAH; translated from the exons ATGGTGAAGAAGGAAACATCGAGAGTATTAGATTTGAACCCACCATCGTTACCCAAACGCCATCACATCATCCTCAAATTCTTAATCTCTTTTCTATTACTCGGTCTAGCTTTTCGTCTCTTCGTCTCCGATTCTCTCAGCTTTTTCACTTCATCCGTCGTCGAAGCACCGCCGCCGTTGGTGGAGGAGACGAATGTCGTAATTGAGCCTCCTCTTCCAGCCACTTCAGCAGGTGATTTGTTGTCGGTAAATGAGAGCAAAACGATTCCAAACGAGGAGATATCAATGTCTTTTAATGAATCAAATG ttGCAGGTGAATGTGATCTATTCGTGGGGGATTGGGTACCCGACCCGTCGGCTCCGGCGTACACGAATTCGAGTTGCCGTGATATCGAAGCTCATCAAAATTGTATGATGAACGGAAGACCCGATTCCGGCTACCTTTATTGGCGGTGGAATCCACGGAGCTGTGAATTACCGAGGTTTGACCCGGAAAAGTTCTTGGATCTCATGAAGAACAAATGGTGGGCGTTCATCGGCGATTCCATATCTCGTAACCATGTCCAATCGTTTCTTTGCATTCTCTCTCAG GTAGAGCAAGCCGTTGAGGTTTATCATGATGAACAGTACAAATCCAAAAGATGGCATTTTCCCTCTCACAATTTCACCCTCTCAGTGATTTGGTCCCCATTCCTTTTGAAAGCTGACATTTTCGAAGACATAAACGGGGTTTCATCGGCGGAAACTCAGCTCCATCTCGACAAGCTCGACAAAACATGGACTGACCAATACGAGAACTTCGATTATGCTGTCATCGCAGGTGGGAAATGGTTTCTCAAGACTGCAATATACCACGAGAATGGCACAGTGACGGGTTGCCATTCTTGCTCGGGAAAGAATTTGATGGAAATGAGCTTTGAGTATGCATACCGTAGGGCATTGAAATCGATGCTGGACTTCATGATGGGGTCTGGTCGGAAAGCGTTTGTTTTCCTCCGGACCACGACGCCGGACCATTTCGAGAACGGGGAATGGTTTAGTGGAGGGACGTGTAATAGGACCGGACCATTTAAAGAAGGCGAAGTGGATTTTAAAGATGTGGATGCCGAGATGAGGGGTATTGAGATGGAGGAATTCGAGAAAGCTTCGATTGTAGGGGCTGAAAACGGGGTGACATTGAAATTGCTTGATACCACTAGGATGTCAATGTTGCGGCCTGACGGTCACCCGGGACCTTATCGGCAGTTTCAACCCTTTGCAAAGGATAAAAATGCCAAAGTGCAAAATGATTGCTTGCATTGGTGCTTACCAGGGCCCATAGATTCATGGAATGATATACTAATGGAGATGGTAATTAGAGGGGCACATtga
- the LOC108479758 gene encoding protein ENHANCED DISEASE RESISTANCE 4: MAESNKVRLVRCPNCENLLPELADYSVYQCGGCGAVLRAKIKNPEADTSSEKLEEDKRGRVSSKSEIPLGKRLIDLSDASHVDVKSSAGSLRRDQSDAEKKSNVDCDDTGAKQPVENGNKDEIANSVEQEQEDSCSDFGYIGRLQRQAVKQGEMEGLQRIPRAVVEGLRFSTSNHPDEGPSYGYSDSLQSQTDQAGSSRIHLEQDRAELLRKLDELKERLSRSCDVIDKPKEKDTLFPSGSSGAKKPSMPLYGPDQHGMGAGPSYFSHFPEPFAYPVRHDMTRHGLYPPMHNPNHIPAYGDPFGSQILGRAPQQLPGEYQQAPHPYFSRQYMESNHDPFMPYPQSSVLHQASCSCFHCYEKHRRVPPPIPSRSFGDKRFPDVPCNPMYHFENHGTFSSHFHNSRTTMPQMSVLHSQAPARWPSDLKPEIGGFVQCHPQRVVITSGGRRFRPIAGGAPFILCYNCFELLQMPKKKQLVAKTEYKLRCGACSSVINFIIVNKKLVLCDHAEMKGTSVQVDDISDGVINDSSSYFRGRVNRIASTFSSDDYDDSGYDFQSVDQEPVVSSMDQALNSIRPQEMQSFHSSSLSISEDGNSPDVLIASREEKNSVRQPIKSTMSPLPSGSPLQDHFDYSTSNQAVNRFGKGNCSNRSGQEKFTSNKAATRQNSLKEASLPTEMEVSFDDYNTGISQDSGEAAREGDQPKVAKGGESFFVNIIKKSFKDFSRFNQTEEIGKGNISVNGHPITDRVLKKAEKMAGPIQPGQYWYDFRAGFWGVLGGPCLGIIPPFIEEFNYPMPENCAGGTTGVFVNGRELHQKDLDLLANRGLPTDRDRSYIIEISGRVLDEDTGEELDCLGKLAPTVEKAKHGFGMKVPKVAA, from the exons ATGGCTGAGTCGAACAAAGTAAGGTTAGTTCGGTGTCCAAATTGTGAAAACCTTCTTCCAGAACTTGCTGATTATTCTGTTTACCAGTGTGGTGGCTGCGGTGCTGTTCTTCGAG CAAAAATTAAGAACCCTGAAGCAGATACCTCGTCGGAGAAATTGGAAGAAGATAAGCGCGGTAGAGTTTCTAGCAAATCCGAAATTCCGTTGGGGAAAAGATTAATAGATTTGAGTGATGCTTCCCATGTGGATGTTAAATCGAGTGCTGGCTCTTTGAGGCGTGATCAAAGTGATGCAGAGAAGAAGAGTAATGTTGATTGTGATGATACCGGCGCTAAACAGCCCGTTGAGAATGGAAATAAGGATGAAATCGCGAATTCTGTAGAACAAGAACAGGAGGATTCATGTTCTGATTTTGGATATATTGGGCGATTGCAAAGGCAAGCTGTGAAGCAAGGAGAGATGGAGGGGTTGCAGAGAATTCCGAGAGCAGTTGTTGAAGGCTTGAGGTTTTCTACTTCGAATCATCCGGATGAAGGCCCATCGTATGGTTATAGTGATTCCTTGCAGAGTCAAACGGACCAGGCTGGTTCTAGTAGGATTCACCTTGAACAAGATCGAGCCGAGCTTTTGAGGAAGCTAGATGAGCTAAAAGAGCGACTTAGTCGGTCATGTGATGTGATTGATAAACCGAAAGAGAAGGATACATTGTTCCCGAGTGGGTCTTCCGGAGCAAAGAAGCCTTCAATGCCCCTATACGGACCTGATCAACATGGTATGGGGGCAGGGCCGTCTTATTTCAGTCATTTTCCAGAGCCATTTGCTTATCCTGTCAGGCATGATATGACTCGGCATGGGTTGTATCCTCCAATGCACAATCCAAATCATATTCCTGCATATGGAGATCCTTTTGGATCCCAAATCCTTGGAAGAGCACCGCAACAATTACCCGGAGAATACCAACAAGCACCTCATCCGTACTTTTCGAGACAGTATATGGAAAGTAATCACGACCCGTTTATGCCATATCCACAAAGTTCAGTGTTGCACCAGGCTTCTTGTTCTTGCTTTCATTGTTACGAGAAACATCGGCGAGTTCCACCGCCTATTCCGTCCCGTTCTTTTGGTGATAAAAGGTTCCCCGATGTGCCTTGTAATCCAATGTACCATTTTGAGAACCACGGGACTTTTAGTTCGCATTTCCACAATTCTAGGACTACAATGCCTCAAATGAGTGTGCTTCATTCACAAGCTCCCGCTAGATGGCCTAGTGATCTTAAGCCGGAAATAGGTGGTTTTGTTCAGTGCCATCCGCAACGGGTGGTGATAACCAGTGGTGGTCGCCGTTTTCGTCCTATTGCTGGTGGTGCTCCATTTATTTTGTGTTATAATTGTTTCGAATTACTACAAATGCCTAAGAAAAAACAGCTCGTGGCAAAAACCGAATATAAATTGCGTTGCGGTGCCTGTTCGAGTGTAATAAACTTTATCATCGTCAACAAGAAGCTTGTTCTTTGTGATCATGCGGAGATGAAAGGAACTTCTGTACAGGTTGATGATATCTCTGATGGAGTTATCAATGATAGTTCCTCGTATTTCCGTGGCCGTGTGAACCGAATTGCTTCCACTTTCTCGTCTGACGACTACGACGATTCTGGTTATGATTTTCAATCAGTGGACCAAGAACCCGTTGTATCGTCAATGGACCAGGCTTTGAATTCAATCAGACCTCAAGAAATGCAAAGTTTTCATTCTTCATCTCTGAGCATTTCTGAGGACGGCAACAGTCCGGATGTTTTAATTGCTTCGAGAGAGGAAAAGAATTCCGTTCGGCAGCCAATCAAATCCACCATGTCTCCCCTACCCTCAGGTTCACCACTTCAAGACCACTTCGATTACTCTACTAGCAATCAAGCAGTCAACAGATTCGGGAAAGGAAATTGTAGTAATCGCTCTGGTCAAGAGAAATTCACGTCTAACAAGGCCGCCACAAGACAAAATTCTTTAAAAGAGGCATCATTACCTACCGAGATGGAGGTTTCATTTGATGACTATAACACAGGAATCTCTCAAGATTCAGGGGAAGCAGCCAGAGAGGGTGATCAACCAAAAGTCGCAAAAGGAGGTGAATCGTTTTTCGTAAATATTATCAAGAAGAGCTTTAAGGATTTCTCGAGATTTAATCAAACTGAGGAAATTGGAAAAGGTAACATTTCGGTTAACGGCCATCCTATCACTGACCGTGTGCTTAAAAAAGCTGAAAAGATGGCCGGACCCATTCAGCCTGGACAGTATTG GTATGATTTTCGAGCTGGATTCTGGGGTGTTCTCGGTGGGCCTTGTCTTGGCATAATCCCT CCATTTATCGAAGAATTTAATTATCCAATGCCAGAAAACTGTGCCGGTGGAACCACTGGTGTTTTCGTAAATGGGAGAGAGCTCCATCAGAAAGATTTGGATTTGCTCGCTAATAGAGGGCTTCCAACCGATAGAGATAGATCTTACATCATCGAGATCTCTGGCAGAGTCCTGGACGAAGACACTGGTGAAGAGCTAGATTGCCTTGGCAAACTTGCCCCAAC AGTTGAGAAAGCAAAGCACGGTTTCGGCATGAAAGTTCCAAAAGTAGCTGCGTAA